In Archangium violaceum, the following are encoded in one genomic region:
- the purM gene encoding phosphoribosylformylglycinamidine cyclo-ligase → MGTTYKQSGVDIEAGDAFVERIKPYAARTVRPEVVAGVGGFGGLFALPPGKYREPVLVAGTDGVGTKLKVAFQAGRHGTVGIDLVAMSVNDILTCGAEPLFFLDYFATGRLEVDAAAEVVKGIAQGCEQAGCTLLGGETAEMPGFYARGEYDLAGFCVGVVERSEIIDGKSVAPGDALIGLSSSGLHSNGYSLARKVLLEDAKLKLDAVPEGWDRPLADALLEPTRIYVKDALALMKAVKVKGFAHITGSGIPGNLPRCLPDGTRAVLDEKTWKRPAIFELIQKLGNVERKEMYDTFNMGLGLIAVVAKADVPAALATLKARGVEAAEVGRVEAGQGEATAVIEP, encoded by the coding sequence GTGGGAACGACCTACAAGCAGTCGGGAGTGGACATCGAGGCGGGCGATGCGTTCGTGGAGCGCATCAAGCCCTATGCGGCGCGGACGGTGAGGCCAGAGGTGGTGGCCGGGGTGGGAGGATTCGGAGGGCTGTTCGCCCTGCCGCCGGGCAAGTACCGGGAGCCGGTGCTGGTGGCGGGCACGGACGGGGTGGGCACCAAGCTGAAGGTGGCCTTCCAGGCGGGCCGGCACGGGACGGTGGGCATCGACCTGGTGGCCATGTCGGTGAACGACATCCTCACGTGCGGGGCGGAGCCGCTCTTCTTCCTGGACTACTTCGCCACGGGGCGGCTGGAGGTGGACGCCGCGGCCGAGGTGGTGAAGGGCATCGCCCAGGGCTGTGAGCAGGCGGGGTGCACGCTGCTGGGCGGGGAGACGGCGGAGATGCCGGGCTTCTACGCGCGGGGCGAGTACGATCTGGCCGGCTTCTGCGTGGGGGTGGTGGAGCGCTCGGAGATCATCGACGGCAAGAGCGTGGCTCCCGGGGACGCGCTCATCGGACTGAGCTCGTCCGGCCTGCACTCCAACGGCTACTCGCTGGCGCGCAAGGTGCTGCTGGAGGACGCGAAGCTGAAGCTGGACGCGGTGCCCGAGGGGTGGGACCGCCCGCTGGCCGACGCGCTGCTGGAGCCCACGCGCATCTACGTGAAGGACGCGCTGGCGCTGATGAAGGCGGTGAAGGTGAAGGGTTTCGCGCACATCACCGGCAGCGGGATTCCGGGCAACCTGCCGCGGTGCCTGCCGGACGGGACGCGGGCGGTGCTGGACGAGAAGACGTGGAAGCGTCCGGCCATCTTCGAGCTCATCCAGAAGCTGGGGAACGTCGAGCGCAAGGAGATGTACGACACCTTCAACATGGGCCTGGGGCTCATCGCGGTGGTGGCGAAGGCGGACGTGCCGGCGGCGCTGGCGACGTTGAAGGCGCGCGGGGTGGAGGCGGCGGAGGTGGGCCGGGTGGAAGCGGGCCAGGGAGAGGCGACGGCGGTCATCGAGCCATGA
- the purN gene encoding phosphoribosylglycinamide formyltransferase has translation MSGRTKLGVLVSGSGSNLQALLDACARPDFPAEVAVVVSNVPTAFALERARKAGVPTVVVDHKAFGSRPDFEKALVETLVSAGVEWVCLAGFMRLLGVDFLGHFPGRVLNIHPSLLPAFPGLHAQRQALERGVKVAGCTVHFVDPGMDTGPIIAQAAVPVMPGDDEAALTARILKEEHRLFALVVKLVATGAVRLEGGRVVTTAGPAVGEQSLRNPGEPG, from the coding sequence ATGAGCGGCCGGACGAAGCTGGGCGTGCTGGTGTCGGGCAGTGGCAGCAACCTGCAGGCCCTGTTGGACGCGTGCGCCCGGCCGGACTTCCCGGCCGAGGTGGCGGTGGTGGTGTCCAACGTGCCCACGGCCTTCGCGCTGGAGCGGGCGCGCAAGGCGGGGGTGCCGACGGTGGTGGTGGACCACAAGGCCTTCGGCTCGCGGCCGGACTTCGAGAAGGCGCTGGTGGAGACGCTGGTCTCGGCGGGCGTGGAGTGGGTGTGCCTGGCGGGCTTCATGCGGCTGTTGGGAGTGGACTTCCTGGGGCACTTCCCAGGGCGGGTGCTAAACATCCACCCGTCGCTGCTGCCGGCGTTCCCGGGGTTGCATGCGCAGCGGCAGGCGCTGGAGCGCGGGGTGAAGGTGGCCGGGTGCACGGTGCACTTCGTGGATCCGGGCATGGACACGGGCCCCATCATCGCGCAGGCGGCGGTGCCGGTGATGCCGGGGGATGACGAGGCGGCGCTGACGGCGCGCATCCTGAAGGAGGAGCACCGGCTGTTCGCGCTGGTGGTGAAGCTGGTGGCCACGGGGGCGGTGCGGCTGGAGGGAGGGCGCGTGGTGACGACGGCGGGGCCGGCGGTGGGCGAGCAGAGCCTGCGCAACCCGGGGGAGCCGGGATGA
- a CDS encoding DUF523 domain-containing protein: MKELSREERVAALREARVVLVSACLLGEACRYDGKSKGSDKVMRALEGKEVVPVCPETGAGLGIPRPAVELKGGAGAEVLEGRARAAEVESGRDRTEAFRRGAELALAAARRFGAEVALLKERSPSCGTQGTHVDGVVVRGQGVTAALLARSGLTVVSDEDL; encoded by the coding sequence ATGAAGGAGCTGTCGCGGGAGGAGCGCGTGGCGGCACTGCGCGAGGCCCGGGTGGTGCTGGTGAGCGCGTGCCTGCTGGGCGAGGCGTGCCGGTACGACGGGAAGTCGAAGGGCTCGGACAAGGTGATGCGGGCGCTGGAGGGCAAGGAGGTGGTGCCCGTGTGCCCGGAGACTGGAGCAGGACTGGGCATTCCGCGGCCCGCGGTGGAGCTGAAGGGCGGAGCGGGCGCCGAGGTGCTGGAGGGACGGGCGCGGGCGGCGGAGGTGGAATCGGGCAGGGACCGGACGGAGGCCTTCCGCCGGGGCGCGGAGCTGGCGCTGGCGGCGGCACGGCGCTTCGGGGCGGAGGTGGCGCTGCTGAAGGAGCGCAGCCCCTCGTGTGGCACCCAGGGCACACACGTGGACGGGGTGGTGGTGCGAGGCCAGGGAGTCACGGCCGCCCTGCTCGCCCGGTCCGGGCTCACCGTGGTGAGTGACGAGGATCTGTGA
- a CDS encoding arginyltransferase translates to MAIILGHNIEPPGPCSYLPDELSSLEQLVMQDVSAEEYERMLVRGWRRFGPMYFRPACQTCNQCVSLRVPTDTFKPNRSQRRARAACAHFRVEVGPPRVNEERLALYRAWHAEREQTREWDASPLGPRDYFLQFAFPHPAAREVAYYDDTAEGGPRLVGLGICDEMPHAWSAVYFFYDPAYARYSPGSANVVFQVELARARGIPHVYLGYRVQECTSLRYKGTFRPHELLQGRPGPEEPPDWRPEDASEDSPP, encoded by the coding sequence ATGGCCATCATCCTGGGACACAACATTGAGCCCCCCGGCCCGTGCAGCTACCTGCCAGACGAGCTCTCGTCGCTGGAGCAGCTGGTGATGCAGGACGTGAGCGCCGAGGAGTACGAGCGGATGCTCGTGCGCGGGTGGCGCCGGTTCGGACCGATGTACTTCCGGCCGGCGTGCCAGACCTGCAACCAGTGCGTCTCGCTGCGCGTGCCGACGGACACCTTCAAACCCAACCGCAGCCAGCGCCGGGCGCGAGCCGCGTGCGCCCACTTCCGGGTGGAGGTGGGCCCGCCGCGGGTGAACGAGGAGCGGCTGGCGCTCTACCGCGCCTGGCACGCCGAGCGCGAGCAGACGCGCGAGTGGGATGCCTCGCCGCTGGGCCCGCGCGACTACTTCCTCCAGTTCGCCTTCCCCCACCCGGCCGCGCGCGAGGTGGCCTACTACGACGACACCGCCGAGGGCGGGCCGCGGCTGGTGGGCCTGGGCATCTGCGACGAGATGCCCCACGCCTGGAGCGCGGTGTACTTCTTCTACGATCCCGCCTATGCGAGGTACTCGCCGGGCTCGGCCAACGTGGTGTTCCAGGTGGAGCTCGCGCGGGCGCGGGGCATCCCGCACGTGTACCTGGGCTATCGCGTCCAGGAGTGCACGTCCCTGCGCTACAAGGGGACGTTCCGCCCCCACGAGCTGCTCCAGGGCCGGCCCGGACCGGAGGAACCCCCGGACTGGCGCCCGGAGGACGCCTCCGAGGACTCCCCACCGTAG
- a CDS encoding FAD-dependent monooxygenase, with protein sequence MRGAKRKALVIGGGIGGLTAALALRRSGWEVEVFEQAPRLREVGSGLMVSPNAMRVLFGLGLRHVVERGAEMTHFEMCSWRGTPLVRGRSEELGFCADAPPTLFHRAALHGALHEALGSEGVHLGARLARFEDDGRTVRAWFEDGREARGEVLVGADGLRSVVRARLHPGEPLRYAGYPCWRGLVRAFSHPALPRGILRETQGAGVRFAAGYVREDLVYWWATANWPREQPVPRGDKAFLLETFRTAHAPIPELIAATNEADVLRNDLHDRRSLERWGEGRVTLLGDAAHPMMPNLGQGACSAIEDAAVLAAVLEETEDIAGGLRRYEARRQSRTSWLQRGSWMFGVVGQWKNPLAVWLREQSIRLTPMRVMMKQYEQLWGWRLEAGQ encoded by the coding sequence ATGCGCGGAGCGAAGCGGAAGGCCTTGGTCATTGGCGGTGGCATTGGTGGGTTGACGGCGGCGCTCGCCTTGCGGCGGAGCGGTTGGGAGGTGGAGGTGTTCGAGCAGGCGCCGCGACTGCGCGAGGTGGGCTCGGGGTTGATGGTTTCCCCCAACGCCATGCGCGTGCTGTTCGGGCTGGGGCTGCGGCACGTGGTGGAGCGGGGGGCGGAGATGACGCACTTCGAGATGTGCTCGTGGCGAGGGACTCCGCTCGTGCGGGGCCGCTCGGAGGAGCTTGGGTTCTGCGCGGATGCTCCGCCCACGTTGTTCCACCGCGCGGCCCTGCACGGGGCGCTGCACGAGGCACTTGGAAGCGAAGGGGTGCACCTGGGGGCACGGCTGGCGCGCTTCGAGGACGATGGGCGCACCGTGAGGGCCTGGTTCGAGGATGGACGCGAGGCGCGCGGGGAGGTGCTGGTGGGGGCGGACGGCCTGCGCTCGGTGGTGCGTGCGCGGCTCCACCCGGGCGAGCCCCTGCGCTACGCCGGCTATCCGTGCTGGCGCGGCCTGGTGCGCGCCTTCTCGCACCCGGCACTCCCTCGGGGCATCCTTCGCGAGACCCAGGGGGCGGGGGTTCGCTTCGCCGCGGGCTACGTTCGAGAGGATCTCGTCTACTGGTGGGCCACGGCCAACTGGCCCCGGGAGCAGCCCGTTCCCAGGGGCGACAAGGCCTTCCTGCTGGAGACCTTCCGGACGGCGCATGCGCCCATCCCCGAGCTCATCGCGGCCACGAACGAGGCGGATGTGCTCCGCAATGACCTCCATGACCGGCGCTCGCTCGAGCGGTGGGGGGAGGGGAGGGTGACATTGTTGGGGGATGCCGCCCATCCGATGATGCCCAACCTGGGTCAGGGGGCGTGCTCGGCCATCGAGGACGCCGCCGTACTCGCCGCCGTCCTGGAGGAGACGGAGGACATCGCGGGCGGGCTGCGGCGCTACGAGGCCCGGCGCCAGTCGCGGACCTCCTGGTTGCAGCGGGGCTCGTGGATGTTCGGTGTCGTCGGGCAGTGGAAGAACCCGCTCGCGGTCTGGCTGCGCGAGCAGTCCATCCGGCTGACTCCGATGCGCGTCATGATGAAGCAGTACGAGCAGCTCTGGGGCTGGCGGCTGGAGGCTGGCCAGTAG
- a CDS encoding TetR/AcrR family transcriptional regulator — MAEGLRERNKREKLERAKKAARELFARHGFEATTIRQIAEHAGIGLGTLYSYVQTKHELLDLVFLDDWGRVEDESYASLPEDAELVEALLHVFGRMMDHYARDPEMSRLYVRETLFPGAGDMGPRLERGVRVLQRVGGLVERAQQRGEVDLRIEPLSAATNLFGLYLVHLSAWLSGLRGQEDTRAALRTSLELQLRGLRPAPSLGRKSRT, encoded by the coding sequence ATGGCCGAGGGACTTCGGGAGCGCAACAAGCGCGAGAAGCTGGAGCGGGCCAAGAAGGCGGCACGGGAGTTGTTCGCCCGCCACGGCTTCGAGGCCACCACCATCCGGCAGATCGCCGAGCACGCGGGCATCGGCCTGGGCACGCTCTACTCCTACGTCCAGACGAAGCATGAGTTGTTGGACCTCGTCTTCCTCGACGACTGGGGGCGCGTGGAGGACGAGTCCTATGCCTCCCTCCCGGAGGACGCGGAGCTGGTGGAGGCGCTCCTGCACGTCTTCGGCAGGATGATGGACCACTACGCGCGCGACCCGGAGATGTCCCGCCTCTATGTCCGCGAGACCCTCTTCCCCGGCGCGGGGGACATGGGGCCCCGGTTGGAGCGGGGTGTGCGCGTCCTCCAGCGGGTGGGCGGGCTCGTCGAGCGCGCTCAGCAACGGGGCGAGGTGGACCTGCGGATCGAGCCTCTCTCCGCCGCCACCAACCTGTTCGGGCTGTACCTCGTCCACCTCTCCGCCTGGCTGAGCGGCCTTCGAGGGCAGGAGGACACCCGGGCCGCCCTGCGCACCAGCCTGGAGCTGCAGCTGCGCGGTCTCCGGCCCGCCCCTTCCCTCGGACGCAAAAGCCGGACTTGA
- a CDS encoding NAD(P)-binding protein, whose amino-acid sequence MATPVVRSKPLPSATAPSRHVYDVIVLGSQLGGALAAGLLAKRGYSVLLVEHDGTGPGYEHDGYVLPYAPFIAPALKAMPAVEESFTELGITTQLQRHQQPHVPELQLVMPRHRVDLHADAARRRAELVREFDAQGERILADIAATTTQHESSDAFLKEAPPLPPDGFMESWNLNKRVRQHPGLETEPRLAGEDDPSKLLRGLLPFVTHLDQPSSPLARTRPLSQALQTPWRYPGGRDGLRKMLFERFSELGGDLLSPENTDTYVVEELHFDGGRFSGVKLLRSDTLYRASCLVSATDAGALRRLITDRKKHRNLSEHLDLSTTKSFLFAVNWVLPEAALPRGMGELVLVDTQDTELGPLLVQLHPARTADGKEDPSLRVVCAGVFVPTSVRDLGEGYLQSLAMRIDAHLDGLMPFSKDKRVVRSAPYLDAGAVRGSRLMPHPHYTFDTEAKLGVTGLKQHTPTKNLLLAGREVLPGLGLEGEFLAGARATRLVQEMLKKKDVLKR is encoded by the coding sequence ATGGCCACTCCCGTCGTCAGGTCCAAGCCGCTCCCCTCCGCCACGGCCCCCTCCCGGCACGTCTATGACGTGATCGTGCTGGGCAGCCAGCTCGGTGGGGCGCTCGCCGCGGGGCTGCTCGCCAAGAGGGGCTACAGCGTGCTCCTGGTGGAGCATGACGGCACCGGTCCGGGCTACGAGCACGACGGCTACGTGCTGCCCTACGCCCCCTTCATCGCCCCGGCCCTCAAGGCGATGCCCGCGGTGGAGGAGTCCTTCACCGAGCTGGGCATCACCACCCAGCTCCAGCGTCACCAGCAGCCCCATGTGCCCGAGCTGCAACTGGTGATGCCGCGCCACCGGGTGGATCTGCACGCCGACGCGGCCCGCCGGCGCGCCGAGCTCGTCCGCGAGTTCGACGCCCAGGGCGAGCGCATCCTCGCGGACATCGCCGCCACGACGACGCAGCACGAGTCCTCGGACGCCTTCCTGAAGGAAGCCCCGCCGCTGCCCCCGGACGGCTTCATGGAGTCCTGGAACCTCAACAAGCGCGTGCGGCAGCACCCGGGGCTGGAGACGGAGCCGCGGCTGGCCGGAGAGGACGACCCCTCGAAGCTGCTGCGCGGCCTGCTGCCCTTCGTCACCCACCTGGATCAGCCCTCCTCGCCCCTGGCGCGCACGCGGCCCCTGTCGCAGGCGCTGCAGACGCCCTGGCGCTACCCGGGCGGGCGCGATGGCCTGCGCAAGATGCTCTTCGAGCGCTTCTCCGAGCTCGGGGGAGATCTGCTCAGCCCCGAGAACACGGACACCTACGTGGTGGAGGAGCTGCACTTCGACGGAGGCCGCTTCTCCGGGGTGAAGCTGCTGCGCTCGGACACGCTCTACCGGGCCTCGTGCCTGGTGTCCGCCACGGACGCGGGGGCGCTGCGGCGGCTCATCACCGACCGCAAGAAGCACCGCAACCTGAGCGAGCACCTGGACCTGTCCACCACGAAGTCCTTCCTCTTCGCGGTGAACTGGGTGCTGCCCGAGGCGGCGCTCCCGCGCGGCATGGGGGAGCTGGTGCTGGTGGACACCCAGGACACGGAGCTGGGCCCGCTGCTCGTCCAGCTGCACCCCGCCCGAACGGCCGACGGCAAGGAGGACCCGTCCCTGCGCGTGGTGTGCGCCGGGGTCTTCGTCCCCACGAGCGTGCGAGACCTGGGCGAGGGCTACCTCCAGTCCCTGGCCATGCGCATCGACGCCCACCTGGACGGACTGATGCCCTTCTCCAAGGACAAGCGGGTGGTGCGCTCGGCCCCCTACCTGGACGCGGGCGCGGTGCGCGGCAGCAGGCTCATGCCCCACCCCCACTACACCTTCGACACGGAAGCGAAGCTGGGGGTCACGGGGTTGAAGCAGCACACGCCCACGAAGAACCTGCTGCTGGCCGGGCGAGAGGTGCTCCCGGGGCTGGGGCTCGAGGGAGAGTTCCTGGCTGGTGCGCGGGCAACCCGCCTGGTCCAGGAGATGCTGAAGAAGAAGGACGTCCTCAAGCGCTGA
- the rpmB gene encoding 50S ribosomal protein L28, which translates to MAWKCDICGKRPLVGNNVSHANNKTKKRTLPNLQKIRASVEGRTERVLACTRCIKAGKVTKAA; encoded by the coding sequence ATGGCTTGGAAATGTGACATCTGCGGGAAGCGGCCGCTGGTGGGCAACAACGTCAGCCACGCGAACAACAAGACCAAGAAGCGGACCCTCCCGAATCTGCAGAAGATCCGGGCGTCCGTCGAGGGTCGGACGGAGCGCGTGTTGGCCTGCACCCGCTGCATCAAAGCGGGCAAGGTGACGAAGGCGGCCTGA
- the murQ gene encoding N-acetylmuramic acid 6-phosphate etherase produces MGRSRSKRTALPPTERLHPRADDLDLVSTDEVVRRLHQEDEAAVRAVRPALREVARVARAVAEALRAGGRLLYVGAGTSGRLGVLDASECPPTFGASPQQVQAVLAGGRRAMTHAVEGAEDDAETGAASVIRLKVEPRDVVCGISASARTPFVLGALEEARRRGARTVLVCCNRPGPRVRVDHVLLAETGPELVAGSTRLKAGTATKLILNALTTAAFVKLGKVYRGRMVDVRPTNEKLRARATRMVAELTDLTPAAAARLLEQARGEVKVALAMHFTGLSEKEAKRRLKQATLRDLVNTTTTNNNPSS; encoded by the coding sequence GTGGGAAGATCGCGCTCGAAACGAACCGCGCTTCCTCCCACCGAGCGACTGCATCCTCGGGCGGACGATCTGGACCTTGTCTCAACGGACGAGGTCGTCCGCCGTCTGCATCAAGAAGACGAAGCCGCCGTCCGTGCGGTCCGCCCCGCGTTGCGTGAAGTGGCGCGAGTGGCGCGGGCCGTCGCGGAGGCACTGCGGGCGGGTGGCCGCCTGCTGTACGTGGGAGCTGGCACCAGCGGGCGCCTCGGGGTGCTCGACGCGAGTGAGTGCCCACCCACCTTCGGCGCATCTCCCCAACAGGTCCAAGCGGTGCTGGCCGGCGGACGCCGGGCGATGACGCACGCGGTGGAAGGCGCCGAGGACGACGCCGAGACCGGAGCCGCGTCGGTGATCCGGCTGAAGGTGGAGCCTCGGGACGTGGTGTGCGGCATCTCGGCGAGTGCCCGGACGCCCTTCGTGCTGGGCGCCTTGGAAGAGGCGCGGCGGAGGGGAGCGCGCACGGTGCTGGTGTGCTGCAACCGGCCGGGCCCGCGGGTGCGAGTGGACCACGTGCTGCTGGCCGAGACGGGGCCGGAGCTGGTGGCGGGCAGCACGCGGCTGAAGGCGGGCACGGCGACGAAGCTGATCCTGAACGCCCTCACCACGGCGGCCTTCGTGAAGCTGGGGAAGGTGTACCGGGGGCGGATGGTGGACGTGAGGCCCACGAACGAGAAGCTGCGGGCGCGGGCGACACGAATGGTGGCGGAGCTGACGGACCTGACCCCCGCCGCGGCGGCACGATTGCTGGAGCAAGCCAGGGGCGAGGTGAAGGTCGCATTGGCGATGCACTTCACGGGACTGTCCGAGAAGGAAGCGAAGCGCCGCCTGAAGCAAGCGACCCTGAGAGACCTGGTCAACACCACCACCACCAACAACAACCCCTCTTCCTAA
- a CDS encoding DUF6051 family protein — protein sequence MGYVDTFRSLAEAFQEGRGNGTLEDGLVLHQRRFRSAEAREAVDEGHPGTLPVSEAALEPDFLRGLLHRDDGVEENLEFPYRIVAPAGCARSSRGVLLLHGLNERRWEKYLPWAKSLAEGLGAPIILFPVAFHMDRSPALWSEPRPMRQLSRERLRRMPELEASSFANAALSTRLHARPERFVLSGLRTLRDLARFSDNVRQGEEPLLAPEARLDLFAYSIGAFLAEILLMGDSEGRFARSRLVTFCGGCLLAHTAPLSREILDSAAARSLHQFLDELESQKQLRPALGRLLSEDAVGRAFQSMVHPDRYRSERETALQRLGARMVAISLQGDRVMPAAAVAETLSGSGARVDILDPPYSYEHANPFPVNGVSEVEVERAFSSVFGRAVEWLDG from the coding sequence ATGGGCTACGTCGATACCTTTCGCAGCCTCGCCGAGGCGTTTCAGGAGGGCAGGGGGAACGGCACTCTGGAGGATGGCCTCGTCCTGCATCAGCGCCGGTTCCGCTCCGCGGAAGCGCGCGAGGCCGTCGACGAGGGGCACCCTGGGACGCTCCCCGTGTCCGAGGCGGCTCTCGAGCCGGACTTCCTGCGCGGGCTGCTCCACCGGGATGACGGCGTCGAGGAGAACCTCGAGTTCCCGTACCGCATCGTCGCGCCGGCCGGATGCGCGCGGAGCTCCCGCGGTGTGCTCCTCCTCCACGGGCTCAACGAGCGCCGCTGGGAGAAGTACCTGCCCTGGGCGAAGTCCCTCGCCGAGGGCCTCGGCGCTCCCATCATCCTCTTCCCCGTGGCCTTCCACATGGACCGCTCCCCCGCGCTCTGGTCCGAGCCCAGGCCCATGCGCCAGTTGAGCCGGGAGCGTCTGCGCCGCATGCCGGAGCTCGAGGCCTCCAGCTTCGCCAACGCCGCCCTGAGCACCCGCCTCCATGCCCGGCCGGAGCGCTTCGTTTTGTCCGGTCTGCGGACCTTGAGGGATCTCGCCCGCTTCTCGGACAACGTCCGCCAGGGCGAGGAGCCGCTGCTCGCACCCGAGGCCCGGCTCGATCTCTTCGCCTACTCCATCGGCGCCTTCCTGGCGGAGATCCTCCTCATGGGTGACTCCGAGGGGCGCTTCGCCAGGTCCCGGTTGGTGACGTTCTGCGGTGGTTGTCTGCTCGCCCACACCGCGCCGCTGTCCCGGGAGATCCTCGACAGCGCCGCCGCCCGCTCGTTGCACCAGTTCCTCGATGAGCTCGAGTCGCAGAAGCAGCTCCGGCCCGCGCTGGGCAGGTTGCTCTCGGAGGACGCCGTGGGCCGCGCCTTCCAATCCATGGTTCATCCCGACCGCTACCGCTCCGAGCGCGAGACCGCCCTCCAGCGGCTGGGTGCCCGCATGGTCGCCATCTCCTTGCAGGGCGATCGGGTCATGCCCGCCGCGGCCGTGGCGGAGACCCTCTCCGGCTCCGGGGCTCGGGTGGACATCCTCGATCCGCCGTACTCCTATGAGCACGCCAACCCGTTCCCCGTGAACGGTGTCTCCGAGGTGGAGGTCGAGCGCGCTTTCTCTTCCGTGTTCGGGCGCGCCGTGGAGTGGTTGGACGGGTGA
- the gstA gene encoding glutathione transferase GstA: MKLYYSPGACSLSPHIVLREAGASFDIEKVDLRTKKTESGKDFNTINPKGYVPTLQLDDGSILTEGPAIVQYVADKAPQAKLVPAHGTLERYRLQEWLNFISTELHKGFSPLFNPAYPEDAKKIVRENLGKRFDFLRATLEKGPFLMGEQFTVADAYLFTVTNWPAFVKLDMTPYPWVQAYAARVGARPNVQAALKAEGLLK, translated from the coding sequence ATGAAGCTCTACTACTCCCCCGGTGCCTGCTCGCTGTCGCCGCACATCGTCCTGCGCGAGGCGGGCGCGTCCTTCGACATCGAGAAGGTCGACCTGCGCACCAAGAAGACCGAGTCCGGCAAGGACTTCAACACCATCAACCCCAAGGGCTACGTCCCGACCCTCCAGCTGGATGACGGCAGCATCCTGACCGAGGGCCCCGCCATCGTTCAGTACGTCGCCGACAAGGCGCCCCAGGCGAAGCTCGTGCCGGCCCACGGCACCCTGGAGCGCTACCGCCTCCAGGAGTGGCTCAACTTCATCAGCACCGAGCTGCACAAGGGCTTCAGCCCCCTCTTCAACCCCGCCTACCCCGAGGACGCGAAGAAGATCGTCCGCGAGAACCTCGGCAAGCGCTTCGACTTCCTGCGCGCCACCCTCGAGAAGGGCCCCTTCCTCATGGGCGAGCAGTTCACCGTCGCCGACGCCTACCTCTTCACCGTCACGAACTGGCCCGCCTTCGTCAAGCTGGACATGACCCCGTACCCGTGGGTGCAGGCCTACGCCGCGCGCGTGGGGGCTCGTCCCAACGTGCAGGCGGCCCTCAAGGCCGAAGGTCTCCTGAAGTAA
- a CDS encoding amidohydrolase, translating into MKPFPLLALLLAATAWPPADARAAEAPSPVLKPLDGLYPELDALYRDLHQNPELSTREEKTSAKLAERLRKLGYEVTQNVGGHGVVAVLRNGKGPTVLLRTDMDGLPVEEKTGLPYASKATMKDDSGQGVPVMHACGHDVHMTAWVGTATLLAKSKDRWRGTVVLIGQPAEETGSGARKMLSDGLYTRFPKPDFAIAIHNSAGAAAGTIEYVPGYALASVDSVDLTLYGKGGHGAYPHTTVDPIVLAARTILSLQTLVSREKSPLEPAVVTVGSIHGGTKHNIIPDEVKLQLTVRSYKPEVRKQLLAGIERIAQAEALAAGAPRKPEMSVSEGTPATYNDPALTKRLVGAVSRVLGAENVREGQPVMGGEDFSEYGLAGVPAVMLWVGTVDPKRHAEARASGETLPSLHSALFAPDRERTLRTAVTTLTTSALEVLGKP; encoded by the coding sequence GTGAAACCCTTCCCCCTCCTCGCCCTCCTCCTCGCCGCGACCGCCTGGCCCCCGGCCGATGCGCGGGCCGCCGAGGCCCCCTCCCCCGTCCTCAAGCCCCTCGACGGGCTCTACCCCGAGCTGGACGCCCTCTACAGGGATCTGCACCAGAACCCGGAGCTGTCCACGCGCGAGGAGAAGACCTCGGCGAAGCTGGCCGAGCGCCTGCGCAAGCTCGGCTACGAGGTGACCCAGAACGTCGGTGGCCACGGCGTGGTGGCCGTCCTCCGCAACGGCAAGGGCCCCACGGTGCTGCTGCGCACCGACATGGATGGCCTCCCGGTGGAGGAGAAGACCGGACTCCCGTACGCCAGCAAGGCGACGATGAAGGACGACTCCGGCCAGGGCGTGCCGGTGATGCACGCCTGCGGGCACGACGTCCATATGACGGCCTGGGTGGGCACCGCGACCCTGCTCGCGAAGTCGAAGGACCGGTGGCGCGGCACCGTCGTGCTGATCGGCCAGCCCGCCGAGGAGACGGGCAGCGGAGCGCGGAAGATGCTCTCGGATGGCCTCTACACGCGCTTTCCCAAGCCGGACTTCGCCATCGCCATCCACAACAGCGCCGGCGCGGCGGCGGGCACCATCGAATACGTGCCCGGCTACGCCCTGGCGAGCGTGGACTCCGTCGACCTCACCCTCTACGGCAAGGGCGGACACGGCGCCTACCCGCACACCACGGTGGACCCCATCGTCCTCGCGGCGCGCACCATCCTCTCGCTGCAGACGCTCGTGAGCCGCGAGAAGTCGCCGCTGGAGCCCGCGGTGGTGACGGTGGGCTCCATCCACGGAGGCACCAAGCACAACATCATCCCGGACGAGGTGAAGCTCCAGCTCACCGTGCGCTCCTACAAGCCCGAGGTCCGCAAGCAGCTGCTCGCCGGCATCGAGCGCATCGCCCAGGCCGAGGCCCTGGCGGCCGGCGCGCCCCGGAAGCCGGAGATGTCCGTCTCCGAGGGCACGCCCGCCACCTACAATGATCCGGCGCTGACCAAGCGGCTCGTCGGCGCCGTCTCGCGGGTGCTCGGCGCGGAGAACGTCCGCGAGGGCCAGCCCGTCATGGGCGGCGAGGACTTCTCCGAGTACGGCCTCGCCGGAGTCCCCGCGGTGATGCTCTGGGTGGGCACGGTCGACCCCAAGCGCCACGCGGAGGCCCGCGCGTCCGGCGAGACGCTCCCCTCCCTCCACTCCGCCCTCTTCGCCCCGGACCGGGAGCGGACGCTCCGCACCGCCGTCACCACGCTGACCACCTCGGCCCTCGAGGTGCTCGGCAAGCCGTAG